From Flavobacteriales bacterium:
ATGCAGTCAATGAGCAATCGGAGAACCGTTATATCCAGGATTGTTCAGGTAATGAAGTGATCCTTAGGACCAGTGGTTTTGCAAACTTCGCTGGAGAGCAGGTGCCCGGAAGAAATGGGACCATCACTGCAATAGTTGGACAGTTCAATGATGATATGCAATTATTTATTCGAGACGTGGATGATCTGGATTTCACAGAGCTGCGATGTGATGGTTCGACTGGGGAATATCTATTCTTCAAGAATTTCGAAGATGAAAGTATAACCTCAGGAGGCTGGACCCAGCAAGTTGTCGTAGGGAGCGACACCTGGTTTGTAGACGATTTCTCAGGAAATTTCTTCGCCAAAGTGAGTAATTACAATGGAAGTTCCAATGACCCCAGTGAAGTATGGTACATCTCGCCTGGGCTCGATCTTACCTCCCTGAATGCCCCAAGTCTATCGTTCATGACGATGATGAATTATGCAGGTCCAGGACTCGAGACCTACGTTTCGACAGACTTTGGTCTTACGAGTGATGTTGAGGAAGCTACATGGACTCTCTTGCAGGCCAATTATTCGCCCGGAGGATGGGAGGAAACGCAAAGTGGGGCCATCGATCTGAGTGGCTATAGTTCGTCAGAAACTTATTTCGCATTCCGATATACAGGTTCTTCAAGTGACGGGAGCACCTGGGAAGTGGATAATATAGCCGTATTCGATAATTGATCGCCCCTCGGTAAGACACTATCTTCAGGCCCTGTCGCTAGATGCGGCAGGGCCTTTCTTTTGGAAGTAGAACTGGACATAGAAGTCGGAGCGGAGAATCACAACGACTCTGATTATTTAACGGATCTCATCCGAAGTCGATTAGGCTGGGCTCCTGATCGTCCATTATACATTAAAGTCGTAAAACGTTCACTGGATGCTCGAAGAAGGATCTTCTATCGATTGAAGATAAAAGCCTCTGATGAAGGACCGATACACTCTGATATCGCGATTCCAGAATACCATAGAGCGGGCCCCAAATGTGTTCACATTATTGGCGCTGGTCCAGCAGGTATGTTCGCTGGCCTTCGATGCCTTGAGTATGGGCTAAAACCCATTATCTACGAAAGGGGAAAAGATGTCAGGGCACGAAGGAGGGATCTGGCCTTATTGAATAAGGAACACATCGTGAACCCAGAGTCCAATTATTGTTTTGGTGAGGGAGGAGCCGGTACCTACAGTGATGGTAAGTTGTACACGCGTTCTAAGAAAAAAGGTAATGTGCGCTCCGTATTAGAGACATTGGTGGTCCATGGTGCTCAGCCAGATATTTTGGTAGATGCCCATCCGCATATCGGTACCAACAAATTACCAGGTATCATCACAGCAATTAGAGAGACGATTATAGAGCACGGTGGAGAGGTTCATTTCGAGGCCAAGCTCACCGATATCAAGATTGAGAACTCGGAGATCGGATCGATAGAGATCAACAGCGAAGAACAGATAGCGGTCGAACATCTCATCCTTGCAACTGGTCACTCAGCCCGAGACATATATACCTTATGCCGAGACCGCTCGATCAAGTTAGAAGCCAAACCCTTTGCTGTAGGGGTGAGGGTAGAACATCCTCAATCATTGATCGATACTATTCAATATGGAAAAGACATTCCGTCATCCTTACCACCAGCTGCCTACAACATGGTCTGTCAGGTCGGAGGACGTGGGGTGTATTCATTCTGCATGTGTCCAGGAGGGATCATTGCTCCCTGTGCGACATCCCCTGGTGAGATCGTGACCAATGGATGGAGTCCAAGTAAACGGAACAACCCTTACGCCAATTCAGGCATTGTGGTCGAGGTGAGACCGGAGGACCTGACGCCATTCCAGCAATACGGTCCTTTGGCAGGGATGGAATTCCAAGCAGCCGTAGAACAGAAAGCCTGCAGAGCTGGTGGCGGTACTCAAGTGGCACCTGCGCAGCGATTGAAGGATTTCATCAAAGGTGTTCGATCCAAAGACCTGCCTGACTGTAGCTATTACCCGGGAATTGCA
This genomic window contains:
- a CDS encoding DUF5017 domain-containing protein; translation: AVNEQSENRYIQDCSGNEVILRTSGFANFAGEQVPGRNGTITAIVGQFNDDMQLFIRDVDDLDFTELRCDGSTGEYLFFKNFEDESITSGGWTQQVVVGSDTWFVDDFSGNFFAKVSNYNGSSNDPSEVWYISPGLDLTSLNAPSLSFMTMMNYAGPGLETYVSTDFGLTSDVEEATWTLLQANYSPGGWEETQSGAIDLSGYSSSETYFAFRYTGSSSDGSTWEVDNIAVFDN
- a CDS encoding FAD-binding protein, giving the protein MEVELDIEVGAENHNDSDYLTDLIRSRLGWAPDRPLYIKVVKRSLDARRRIFYRLKIKASDEGPIHSDIAIPEYHRAGPKCVHIIGAGPAGMFAGLRCLEYGLKPIIYERGKDVRARRRDLALLNKEHIVNPESNYCFGEGGAGTYSDGKLYTRSKKKGNVRSVLETLVVHGAQPDILVDAHPHIGTNKLPGIITAIRETIIEHGGEVHFEAKLTDIKIENSEIGSIEINSEEQIAVEHLILATGHSARDIYTLCRDRSIKLEAKPFAVGVRVEHPQSLIDTIQYGKDIPSSLPPAAYNMVCQVGGRGVYSFCMCPGGIIAPCATSPGEIVTNGWSPSKRNNPYANSGIVVEVRPEDLTPFQQYGPLAGMEFQAAVEQKACRAGGGTQVAPAQRLKDFIKGVRSKDLPDCSYYPGIASVELGTVLPDRIRYSLQQGFKEFGKKMKDYLTNDAVVVATESRTSSPVRIPRDKDSLQHVDIKGLYPCGEGAGYAGGIVSAAIDGQRCVEAILLSIKA